In Micromonospora sp. WMMD980, the following are encoded in one genomic region:
- a CDS encoding siderophore-interacting protein, which translates to MTNEPPRARDVDRPLRLRELVVLQRSPLTPRMMRVTLGGPQLAGFESHLPDEHVKLVFPDPETGRTRPPVLDGGRLRWPRPFPPGREYTVRRFDPVRGELDIDVVLHGSGLGSDWARQAPLGSTIWLVGPRPARIIPVEFGHHVLLGDETALPAITRWLENLPPSARAVAAIEVGGPDDEQDVSVPDGSTLTWLHRHGAPAGTTRLLADLAEAVPLPTDTHTFVFAAGEAETLKPVRAWARRHGIGPDQSTISGYWRRGTARHHSTSLAGQVLHRLGHLIGRHR; encoded by the coding sequence ATGACGAACGAACCACCCCGTGCGAGGGACGTCGACCGGCCGTTGAGATTGCGGGAACTGGTGGTCCTGCAGCGAAGTCCGCTCACCCCGAGGATGATGCGGGTCACCCTGGGTGGTCCGCAGCTCGCCGGTTTTGAGAGTCATCTGCCCGATGAGCACGTCAAGCTGGTCTTTCCGGATCCGGAGACCGGCCGGACCCGCCCGCCGGTCCTCGACGGCGGCCGGTTGCGGTGGCCGCGGCCGTTTCCGCCCGGGCGGGAGTACACCGTGCGCCGCTTCGACCCGGTGCGCGGGGAGTTGGACATCGACGTGGTGTTGCACGGCAGTGGTCTCGGCTCGGACTGGGCGCGGCAGGCGCCGCTGGGTAGCACGATCTGGCTGGTCGGGCCCCGTCCGGCGCGGATCATCCCGGTCGAGTTCGGTCACCACGTCCTGCTCGGCGACGAGACCGCCCTTCCCGCGATCACCCGATGGCTGGAGAACCTGCCCCCGTCCGCCCGCGCCGTCGCCGCGATCGAGGTCGGCGGCCCCGACGACGAACAGGACGTGAGCGTGCCGGACGGGTCGACGTTGACCTGGCTGCACCGGCACGGCGCGCCCGCCGGCACCACCCGACTGCTGGCCGACCTCGCCGAGGCTGTCCCGCTCCCGACCGACACCCACACCTTCGTGTTCGCCGCCGGCGAGGCCGAGACGCTCAAGCCGGTGCGGGCCTGGGCCCGCCGCCACGGCATCGGCCCGGACCAGAGCACGATCTCCGGCTACTGGCGGCGCGGCACCGCCCGCCACCACTCCACCTCCCTCGCCGGCCAGGTGCTGCACCGCCTCGGCCACCTGATCGGACGGCACCGGTGA
- a CDS encoding DUF2470 domain-containing protein: protein MALHPAGRPTDLAHPPHDTDASAADGHDAAVVARSALSAATSLRLAVDDAAVDLTASHAVLPDGTVVLAVDAMSRTGGLLVAARGRAEVVQVDVTHLIPVATRSRVRARLRILGTARPFDPASLDLCDADTVMSLLALPPVALWTVEPNRVRLTRDHDEWTVDTDAYRAARADPIAGEEAAHLHHLTGRHRDLVDQLAMLLDPALRARSARVLPVALDADGVILRAEAPQWHTDVRLAFPRRVVEGAGLAEGLRALLAEAFRAARSPDQPSRSTTSTCVCELLSG from the coding sequence ATGGCGCTCCACCCCGCCGGGCGGCCGACGGACCTGGCACACCCGCCCCACGACACCGACGCGTCGGCGGCGGACGGGCACGACGCCGCCGTCGTGGCGCGCTCCGCTCTGTCCGCCGCCACTTCGCTGCGCCTCGCAGTCGATGATGCCGCTGTCGACCTGACCGCGTCGCACGCCGTCCTGCCCGACGGCACGGTGGTCCTCGCCGTGGACGCGATGAGCAGGACCGGGGGCCTCTTGGTCGCCGCCCGCGGTCGAGCAGAAGTGGTGCAGGTCGACGTGACACACCTCATCCCCGTGGCGACGCGGTCGCGGGTACGGGCCAGACTGCGGATCCTGGGTACGGCACGACCATTCGATCCGGCGAGCCTGGACCTGTGCGACGCCGACACCGTCATGTCACTGCTCGCCCTGCCTCCGGTAGCGCTGTGGACCGTCGAACCGAACCGCGTCCGCCTCACGCGCGACCACGACGAGTGGACCGTGGACACCGACGCCTACCGCGCCGCGCGGGCCGACCCCATCGCCGGCGAGGAAGCCGCACACCTGCATCACCTCACCGGACGGCACCGTGACCTCGTCGACCAGCTCGCGATGCTGCTCGACCCGGCGTTGCGGGCCAGGTCGGCGCGAGTCCTACCGGTCGCCCTCGACGCCGACGGCGTCATCCTTCGCGCCGAAGCGCCGCAGTGGCACACCGACGTGCGGCTGGCGTTCCCCCGCCGCGTCGTCGAGGGCGCCGGCCTCGCCGAAGGACTGCGCGCGCTGCTGGCGGAGGCGTTCCGAGCCGCCCGGTCCCCCGATCAACCGTCGCGATCTACGACCTCCACCTGCGTTTGCGAACTGCTCTCCGGATGA
- a CDS encoding DUF1540 domain-containing protein: protein MKTLLQSPPVRQCAATACSFNDNGCHAPAITVAAAGSAASCATFVESSVQGGIAEVTGSVGACARSECVYNTNLACTAESITVGPSATASDCLTYQPA from the coding sequence ATGAAGACCCTGTTGCAGTCACCGCCCGTCCGCCAGTGTGCCGCGACCGCATGCAGTTTCAACGACAACGGCTGCCACGCCCCGGCGATCACCGTCGCGGCGGCGGGCTCGGCCGCCTCCTGTGCGACCTTCGTCGAGTCGTCGGTGCAGGGCGGCATCGCCGAGGTCACCGGATCCGTCGGCGCCTGCGCGCGATCCGAGTGCGTCTACAACACCAATCTCGCCTGCACCGCCGAGTCCATCACCGTCGGCCCCAGCGCCACCGCCAGCGACTGCCTCACCTACCAGCCCGCCTGA
- a CDS encoding isochorismatase family protein, which yields MAVVEKRRYSAFVDSTFGDLLGDRDQLLITGIYAHIGVAATACDAFMRGIQAFVVGDAVADFTRADHLAALRYVARRCGMVLSLEQARASLG from the coding sequence GTGGCAGTGGTGGAGAAACGCCGCTACAGCGCCTTCGTCGACAGCACGTTCGGCGACCTGCTCGGCGACCGTGACCAACTGCTGATCACCGGCATCTACGCGCACATCGGGGTCGCGGCGACGGCGTGCGACGCCTTCATGCGGGGCATCCAGGCATTCGTGGTCGGCGACGCGGTGGCCGACTTCACGCGCGCCGACCACCTCGCCGCGCTGCGCTACGTGGCGCGGCGGTGCGGGATGGTGCTCAGCCTTGAGCAGGCCCGTGCCTCGCTCGGCTGA
- a CDS encoding helix-turn-helix domain-containing protein, whose product MGYRPSLSREAIAAAGLRLVETRGAEALSMRRLAGELGCSPMALYRHVSDKRELLVLVLEQVAAGIELPEPVGSPRQRLVELFGGLYDYLRVHACLDMQAFTTFSKVVTATTPLTRSRRRRSLRGSLTSAAAADPALTLWQRNPAGRRGSI is encoded by the coding sequence ATGGGGTACCGGCCGTCGCTGAGCCGTGAGGCGATCGCCGCGGCCGGCCTGCGTCTGGTCGAGACCCGGGGTGCGGAGGCGCTGTCGATGCGCCGGCTCGCGGGGGAGCTCGGCTGTTCACCGATGGCGCTGTACCGTCACGTGTCGGACAAGCGGGAACTGTTGGTGCTCGTGTTGGAGCAGGTGGCGGCCGGCATCGAGCTTCCCGAGCCGGTCGGTTCCCCGCGGCAGCGGCTGGTGGAGCTGTTCGGCGGTCTCTACGACTACCTGCGGGTGCACGCCTGCCTCGATATGCAGGCGTTCACCACCTTCTCGAAGGTCGTCACCGCTACAACGCCGCTTACCAGGAGCAGACGCCGACGATCTTTGCGTGGGTCGCTCACCTCGGCTGCTGCGGCGGACCCGGCGCTGACCCTGTGGCAGCGGAATCCGGCGGGTAGGCGTGGCTCCATCTGA